One genomic segment of Theobroma cacao cultivar B97-61/B2 chromosome 6, Criollo_cocoa_genome_V2, whole genome shotgun sequence includes these proteins:
- the LOC18596089 gene encoding anoctamin-like protein At1g73020 isoform X1 — MNGVGEDQIVFEIAVVVPKRNLKEENEGYDCVEVLVNEFRNVGFVVERVIGLSDEFIKLAAPLETLGRAAAKLQMKKPTRIGIDLQFEWEEVEAFVRQPDGSLFSWCERFQCYHHLIYETVNKKNSCITLKFDGKEIQWELGESLLRRLELEGIVRQVFPLHDETKRKKLLRNWALNCWDFTNQPIDDIYAYFGTKIAVYFAFLGMYTRWMIFPAAFGLILQLVDFGSLQLLVLPAFFISIVLWAVLFFQFWKRKNSALSARWHLNFSVSTSQGYKLLGREWGSLQSPMELTKNLGTDKTKEKEAFQKYEWFSYLKRFRNDAIIILSIICLQLPFELAYAHLYEVIKSGIVKFGLTAVYLLVIQYFTKIGGKISIRLIKYENNENTEYKADSLVYKVFGLYFMQSYIGVFYHALLHRNFMTLRQVLIQRLILSEVLENLLENSLPYLKYSYKKYRAVRNKKKREKGSTGKIQFTSRVEKEYLKPTYSASICEELEDGLFDDFLELALQFGMIMMFACAFPLAFAFSALVYNAFSEIRTDALKLLAMLKRPGPRAAATIGAWLNIFQFLILMSICTNSALLVWLYDQEGKWKIEPGLAAILVMEHVLLLIKFGFSRFVPEEPAWVRANRMKNATQAQDMCSKQLLRSISGGEKAFSGSIPRKTPDGLKKTVMQRATD; from the exons ATGAATGGGGTTGGAGAAGACCAAATTGTGTTCGAGATTGCTGTGGTGGTTCCAAAAAGGAACctaaaggaagaaaatgaggGTTATGATTGTGTTGAGGTTCTTGTAAATGAGTTCAGGAATGTGGGCTTCGTTGTTGAGAGAGTTATTGGCCTTTCAGATGAGTTTATcaag CTGGCGGCACCTTTAGAAACTTTGGGAAGGGCTGCAGCGAAGTTGCAGATGAAGAAGCCCACTCGTATTG GGATTGATTTACAATTTGAGTGGGAAGAGGTCGAAGCTTTTGTGCGGCAGCCTGATGGCTCATTGTTTAGTTGGTGTGAGCGTTTCCAGTGCTACCATCACTTGATATATGAAACT gTTAATAAGAAGAATTCATgcataactttaaaatttgatgGCAAAGAGATCCAATGGGAATTGGGGGAATCATTATTGCGGAGATTGGAATTGGAAGGAATTGTTAGACAAGTTTTCCCTTTACATG ATGAAACAAAGAGGAAGAAGCTACTCAGGAATTGGGCATTAAATTGTTGGGACTTCACGAATCAACCAATTGATGATATTTATGCATATTTTGGGACAAAG ATTGCAGTCTATTTTGCTTTCCTTGGAATGTATACACGCTGGATGATTTTTCCAGCTGCATTTGGGCTTATCTTACAGTTGGTTGATTTTGG ATCATTGCAATTATTAGTGCTTCCCGCTTTCTTCATAAGCATAGTATTGTGGGCTGTGTTGTTTTTCCAGTTCTGGAAACGTAAAAACTCTGCACTTTCAGCCAG GTGGCATCTTAATTTTTCTGTCAGCACAAGCCAAGGATATAAACTATTGGGGAGGGAGTGGGGCTCCCTACAGTCTCCAATGGAACTTACGAAAAATTTGGGAACTgataaaacaaaagagaaagaagcatttcaaaaatatgaatGGTTTAGTTATCTCAAGCGATTCAGAAATGATGCTATCATTATTTTGAGTATTATCTGCctccaattaccatttgagTTGGCTTATGCTCATCTCTATGAGGTCATCAAGTCTGGTATTGTGAA GTTTGGGTTAACTGCAGTTTATCTTCTTGTAATTCAGTACTTCACAAAGATTGGGGGGAAGATATCAATCAGGCTCATTAAGTatgaaaacaatgaaaataCTGAATATAAGGCTGACAGCTTGGTCTACAAA GTGTTTGGTCTTTATTTTATGCAATCATATATTGGGGTTTTCTATCATGCCCTTTTACATCGCAACTTTATGACCCTTCGCCAAGTGTTGATCCAGCGTCTTATACTTTCTGAG GTGTTGGAAAATCTGTTGGAAAATTCTTTGCCATATCTGAAGTACAGctataaaaaatatagagCTGTTAG aaacaagaaaaaacgTGAGAAAGGTTCGACTGGGAAGATCCAATTCACTTCCAGGGTGGAGAAAGAGTACCTTAAACCCACATATTCAGCAAGCATTTGTGAGGAGCTGGAAGATGGGCTGTTTGATG ATTTTCTGGAGTTAGCACTGCAGTTTGGAATGATCATGATGTTTGCCTGTGCGTTTCCCCTTGCATTTGCCTTCTCTGCCTTGGTATATAATGCTTTTAGTG AAATTAGAACAGACGCCCTGAAGCTGCTTGCCATGTTGAAAAGGCCTGGTCCACGGGCTGCTGCTACAATTGGAGCTTGGCTAAACATTTTTCAG TTCCTGATATTGATGTCGATTTGCACCAATTCTGCACTTTTAGTATGGTTATACGATCAGGAAGGGAAATGGAAAATAGAACCTGGCCTTGCAGCAATTCTTGTCATGGAACATGTTCTGCTGTTGATTAAATTTGGGTTCTCCCGCTTTGTTCCTGAG GAACCTGCTTGGGTGAGAGCCAACAGGATGAAGAATGCAACACAAGCACAGGACATGTGCTCTAAACAGCTTTTGAGGAGCATTTCTGGGGGAGAAAAGGCATTTAGTGGATCAATTCCAAGAAAGACACCTGATGGATTAAAAAAAACAGTAATGCAGAGAGCTACCGACTGA
- the LOC18596089 gene encoding anoctamin-like protein At1g73020 isoform X2, whose product MNGVGEDQIVFEIAVVVPKRNLKEENEGYDCVEVLVNEFRNVGFVVERVIGLSDEFIKLAAPLETLGRAAAKLQMKKPTRIGIDLQFEWEEVEAFVRQPDGSLFSWCERFQCYHHLIYETVNKKNSCITLKFDGKEIQWELGESLLRRLELEGIVRQVFPLHDETKRKKLLRNWALNCWDFTNQPIDDIYAYFGTKIAVYFAFLGMYTRWMIFPAAFGLILQLVDFGSLQLLVLPAFFISIVLWAVLFFQFWKRKNSALSARWHLNFSVSTSQGYKLLGREWGSLQSPMELTKNLGTDKTKEKEAFQKYEWFSYLKRFRNDAIIILSIICLQLPFELAYAHLYEVIKSGIVKFGLTAVYLLVIQYFTKIGGKISIRLIKYENNENTEYKADSLVYKVFGLYFMQSYIGVFYHALLHRNFMTLRQVLIQRLILSEVLENLLENSLPYLKYSYKKYRAVRNKKKREKGSTGKIQFTSRVEKEYLKPTYSASICEELEDGLFDDFLELALQFGMIMMFACAFPLAFAFSALNNIAEIRTDALKLLAMLKRPGPRAAATIGAWLNIFQFLILMSICTNSALLVWLYDQEGKWKIEPGLAAILVMEHVLLLIKFGFSRFVPEEPAWVRANRMKNATQAQDMCSKQLLRSISGGEKAFSGSIPRKTPDGLKKTVMQRATD is encoded by the exons ATGAATGGGGTTGGAGAAGACCAAATTGTGTTCGAGATTGCTGTGGTGGTTCCAAAAAGGAACctaaaggaagaaaatgaggGTTATGATTGTGTTGAGGTTCTTGTAAATGAGTTCAGGAATGTGGGCTTCGTTGTTGAGAGAGTTATTGGCCTTTCAGATGAGTTTATcaag CTGGCGGCACCTTTAGAAACTTTGGGAAGGGCTGCAGCGAAGTTGCAGATGAAGAAGCCCACTCGTATTG GGATTGATTTACAATTTGAGTGGGAAGAGGTCGAAGCTTTTGTGCGGCAGCCTGATGGCTCATTGTTTAGTTGGTGTGAGCGTTTCCAGTGCTACCATCACTTGATATATGAAACT gTTAATAAGAAGAATTCATgcataactttaaaatttgatgGCAAAGAGATCCAATGGGAATTGGGGGAATCATTATTGCGGAGATTGGAATTGGAAGGAATTGTTAGACAAGTTTTCCCTTTACATG ATGAAACAAAGAGGAAGAAGCTACTCAGGAATTGGGCATTAAATTGTTGGGACTTCACGAATCAACCAATTGATGATATTTATGCATATTTTGGGACAAAG ATTGCAGTCTATTTTGCTTTCCTTGGAATGTATACACGCTGGATGATTTTTCCAGCTGCATTTGGGCTTATCTTACAGTTGGTTGATTTTGG ATCATTGCAATTATTAGTGCTTCCCGCTTTCTTCATAAGCATAGTATTGTGGGCTGTGTTGTTTTTCCAGTTCTGGAAACGTAAAAACTCTGCACTTTCAGCCAG GTGGCATCTTAATTTTTCTGTCAGCACAAGCCAAGGATATAAACTATTGGGGAGGGAGTGGGGCTCCCTACAGTCTCCAATGGAACTTACGAAAAATTTGGGAACTgataaaacaaaagagaaagaagcatttcaaaaatatgaatGGTTTAGTTATCTCAAGCGATTCAGAAATGATGCTATCATTATTTTGAGTATTATCTGCctccaattaccatttgagTTGGCTTATGCTCATCTCTATGAGGTCATCAAGTCTGGTATTGTGAA GTTTGGGTTAACTGCAGTTTATCTTCTTGTAATTCAGTACTTCACAAAGATTGGGGGGAAGATATCAATCAGGCTCATTAAGTatgaaaacaatgaaaataCTGAATATAAGGCTGACAGCTTGGTCTACAAA GTGTTTGGTCTTTATTTTATGCAATCATATATTGGGGTTTTCTATCATGCCCTTTTACATCGCAACTTTATGACCCTTCGCCAAGTGTTGATCCAGCGTCTTATACTTTCTGAG GTGTTGGAAAATCTGTTGGAAAATTCTTTGCCATATCTGAAGTACAGctataaaaaatatagagCTGTTAG aaacaagaaaaaacgTGAGAAAGGTTCGACTGGGAAGATCCAATTCACTTCCAGGGTGGAGAAAGAGTACCTTAAACCCACATATTCAGCAAGCATTTGTGAGGAGCTGGAAGATGGGCTGTTTGATG ATTTTCTGGAGTTAGCACTGCAGTTTGGAATGATCATGATGTTTGCCTGTGCGTTTCCCCTTGCATTTGCCTTCTCTGCCTTG AACAACATTGCAGAAATTAGAACAGACGCCCTGAAGCTGCTTGCCATGTTGAAAAGGCCTGGTCCACGGGCTGCTGCTACAATTGGAGCTTGGCTAAACATTTTTCAG TTCCTGATATTGATGTCGATTTGCACCAATTCTGCACTTTTAGTATGGTTATACGATCAGGAAGGGAAATGGAAAATAGAACCTGGCCTTGCAGCAATTCTTGTCATGGAACATGTTCTGCTGTTGATTAAATTTGGGTTCTCCCGCTTTGTTCCTGAG GAACCTGCTTGGGTGAGAGCCAACAGGATGAAGAATGCAACACAAGCACAGGACATGTGCTCTAAACAGCTTTTGAGGAGCATTTCTGGGGGAGAAAAGGCATTTAGTGGATCAATTCCAAGAAAGACACCTGATGGATTAAAAAAAACAGTAATGCAGAGAGCTACCGACTGA
- the LOC18596089 gene encoding anoctamin-like protein At1g73020 isoform X3 → MNGVGEDQIVFEIAVVVPKRNLKEENEGYDCVEVLVNEFRNVGFVVERVIGLSDEFIKLAAPLETLGRAAAKLQMKKPTRIGIDLQFEWEEVEAFVRQPDGSLFSWCERFQCYHHLIYETVNKKNSCITLKFDGKEIQWELGESLLRRLELEGIVRQVFPLHDETKRKKLLRNWALNCWDFTNQPIDDIYAYFGTKIAVYFAFLGMYTRWMIFPAAFGLILQLVDFGSLQLLVLPAFFISIVLWAVLFFQFWKRKNSALSASTSQGYKLLGREWGSLQSPMELTKNLGTDKTKEKEAFQKYEWFSYLKRFRNDAIIILSIICLQLPFELAYAHLYEVIKSGIVKFGLTAVYLLVIQYFTKIGGKISIRLIKYENNENTEYKADSLVYKVFGLYFMQSYIGVFYHALLHRNFMTLRQVLIQRLILSEVLENLLENSLPYLKYSYKKYRAVRNKKKREKGSTGKIQFTSRVEKEYLKPTYSASICEELEDGLFDDFLELALQFGMIMMFACAFPLAFAFSALVYNAFSEIRTDALKLLAMLKRPGPRAAATIGAWLNIFQFLILMSICTNSALLVWLYDQEGKWKIEPGLAAILVMEHVLLLIKFGFSRFVPEEPAWVRANRMKNATQAQDMCSKQLLRSISGGEKAFSGSIPRKTPDGLKKTVMQRATD, encoded by the exons ATGAATGGGGTTGGAGAAGACCAAATTGTGTTCGAGATTGCTGTGGTGGTTCCAAAAAGGAACctaaaggaagaaaatgaggGTTATGATTGTGTTGAGGTTCTTGTAAATGAGTTCAGGAATGTGGGCTTCGTTGTTGAGAGAGTTATTGGCCTTTCAGATGAGTTTATcaag CTGGCGGCACCTTTAGAAACTTTGGGAAGGGCTGCAGCGAAGTTGCAGATGAAGAAGCCCACTCGTATTG GGATTGATTTACAATTTGAGTGGGAAGAGGTCGAAGCTTTTGTGCGGCAGCCTGATGGCTCATTGTTTAGTTGGTGTGAGCGTTTCCAGTGCTACCATCACTTGATATATGAAACT gTTAATAAGAAGAATTCATgcataactttaaaatttgatgGCAAAGAGATCCAATGGGAATTGGGGGAATCATTATTGCGGAGATTGGAATTGGAAGGAATTGTTAGACAAGTTTTCCCTTTACATG ATGAAACAAAGAGGAAGAAGCTACTCAGGAATTGGGCATTAAATTGTTGGGACTTCACGAATCAACCAATTGATGATATTTATGCATATTTTGGGACAAAG ATTGCAGTCTATTTTGCTTTCCTTGGAATGTATACACGCTGGATGATTTTTCCAGCTGCATTTGGGCTTATCTTACAGTTGGTTGATTTTGG ATCATTGCAATTATTAGTGCTTCCCGCTTTCTTCATAAGCATAGTATTGTGGGCTGTGTTGTTTTTCCAGTTCTGGAAACGTAAAAACTCTGCACTTTCAGCCAG CACAAGCCAAGGATATAAACTATTGGGGAGGGAGTGGGGCTCCCTACAGTCTCCAATGGAACTTACGAAAAATTTGGGAACTgataaaacaaaagagaaagaagcatttcaaaaatatgaatGGTTTAGTTATCTCAAGCGATTCAGAAATGATGCTATCATTATTTTGAGTATTATCTGCctccaattaccatttgagTTGGCTTATGCTCATCTCTATGAGGTCATCAAGTCTGGTATTGTGAA GTTTGGGTTAACTGCAGTTTATCTTCTTGTAATTCAGTACTTCACAAAGATTGGGGGGAAGATATCAATCAGGCTCATTAAGTatgaaaacaatgaaaataCTGAATATAAGGCTGACAGCTTGGTCTACAAA GTGTTTGGTCTTTATTTTATGCAATCATATATTGGGGTTTTCTATCATGCCCTTTTACATCGCAACTTTATGACCCTTCGCCAAGTGTTGATCCAGCGTCTTATACTTTCTGAG GTGTTGGAAAATCTGTTGGAAAATTCTTTGCCATATCTGAAGTACAGctataaaaaatatagagCTGTTAG aaacaagaaaaaacgTGAGAAAGGTTCGACTGGGAAGATCCAATTCACTTCCAGGGTGGAGAAAGAGTACCTTAAACCCACATATTCAGCAAGCATTTGTGAGGAGCTGGAAGATGGGCTGTTTGATG ATTTTCTGGAGTTAGCACTGCAGTTTGGAATGATCATGATGTTTGCCTGTGCGTTTCCCCTTGCATTTGCCTTCTCTGCCTTGGTATATAATGCTTTTAGTG AAATTAGAACAGACGCCCTGAAGCTGCTTGCCATGTTGAAAAGGCCTGGTCCACGGGCTGCTGCTACAATTGGAGCTTGGCTAAACATTTTTCAG TTCCTGATATTGATGTCGATTTGCACCAATTCTGCACTTTTAGTATGGTTATACGATCAGGAAGGGAAATGGAAAATAGAACCTGGCCTTGCAGCAATTCTTGTCATGGAACATGTTCTGCTGTTGATTAAATTTGGGTTCTCCCGCTTTGTTCCTGAG GAACCTGCTTGGGTGAGAGCCAACAGGATGAAGAATGCAACACAAGCACAGGACATGTGCTCTAAACAGCTTTTGAGGAGCATTTCTGGGGGAGAAAAGGCATTTAGTGGATCAATTCCAAGAAAGACACCTGATGGATTAAAAAAAACAGTAATGCAGAGAGCTACCGACTGA
- the LOC18596089 gene encoding anoctamin-like protein At1g73020 isoform X4, with product MAMDFLQRKLAAPLETLGRAAAKLQMKKPTRIGIDLQFEWEEVEAFVRQPDGSLFSWCERFQCYHHLIYETVNKKNSCITLKFDGKEIQWELGESLLRRLELEGIVRQVFPLHDETKRKKLLRNWALNCWDFTNQPIDDIYAYFGTKIAVYFAFLGMYTRWMIFPAAFGLILQLVDFGSLQLLVLPAFFISIVLWAVLFFQFWKRKNSALSARWHLNFSVSTSQGYKLLGREWGSLQSPMELTKNLGTDKTKEKEAFQKYEWFSYLKRFRNDAIIILSIICLQLPFELAYAHLYEVIKSGIVKFGLTAVYLLVIQYFTKIGGKISIRLIKYENNENTEYKADSLVYKVFGLYFMQSYIGVFYHALLHRNFMTLRQVLIQRLILSEVLENLLENSLPYLKYSYKKYRAVRNKKKREKGSTGKIQFTSRVEKEYLKPTYSASICEELEDGLFDDFLELALQFGMIMMFACAFPLAFAFSALVYNAFSEIRTDALKLLAMLKRPGPRAAATIGAWLNIFQFLILMSICTNSALLVWLYDQEGKWKIEPGLAAILVMEHVLLLIKFGFSRFVPEEPAWVRANRMKNATQAQDMCSKQLLRSISGGEKAFSGSIPRKTPDGLKKTVMQRATD from the exons ATGGCAATGGATTTCCTTCAACGAAAG CTGGCGGCACCTTTAGAAACTTTGGGAAGGGCTGCAGCGAAGTTGCAGATGAAGAAGCCCACTCGTATTG GGATTGATTTACAATTTGAGTGGGAAGAGGTCGAAGCTTTTGTGCGGCAGCCTGATGGCTCATTGTTTAGTTGGTGTGAGCGTTTCCAGTGCTACCATCACTTGATATATGAAACT gTTAATAAGAAGAATTCATgcataactttaaaatttgatgGCAAAGAGATCCAATGGGAATTGGGGGAATCATTATTGCGGAGATTGGAATTGGAAGGAATTGTTAGACAAGTTTTCCCTTTACATG ATGAAACAAAGAGGAAGAAGCTACTCAGGAATTGGGCATTAAATTGTTGGGACTTCACGAATCAACCAATTGATGATATTTATGCATATTTTGGGACAAAG ATTGCAGTCTATTTTGCTTTCCTTGGAATGTATACACGCTGGATGATTTTTCCAGCTGCATTTGGGCTTATCTTACAGTTGGTTGATTTTGG ATCATTGCAATTATTAGTGCTTCCCGCTTTCTTCATAAGCATAGTATTGTGGGCTGTGTTGTTTTTCCAGTTCTGGAAACGTAAAAACTCTGCACTTTCAGCCAG GTGGCATCTTAATTTTTCTGTCAGCACAAGCCAAGGATATAAACTATTGGGGAGGGAGTGGGGCTCCCTACAGTCTCCAATGGAACTTACGAAAAATTTGGGAACTgataaaacaaaagagaaagaagcatttcaaaaatatgaatGGTTTAGTTATCTCAAGCGATTCAGAAATGATGCTATCATTATTTTGAGTATTATCTGCctccaattaccatttgagTTGGCTTATGCTCATCTCTATGAGGTCATCAAGTCTGGTATTGTGAA GTTTGGGTTAACTGCAGTTTATCTTCTTGTAATTCAGTACTTCACAAAGATTGGGGGGAAGATATCAATCAGGCTCATTAAGTatgaaaacaatgaaaataCTGAATATAAGGCTGACAGCTTGGTCTACAAA GTGTTTGGTCTTTATTTTATGCAATCATATATTGGGGTTTTCTATCATGCCCTTTTACATCGCAACTTTATGACCCTTCGCCAAGTGTTGATCCAGCGTCTTATACTTTCTGAG GTGTTGGAAAATCTGTTGGAAAATTCTTTGCCATATCTGAAGTACAGctataaaaaatatagagCTGTTAG aaacaagaaaaaacgTGAGAAAGGTTCGACTGGGAAGATCCAATTCACTTCCAGGGTGGAGAAAGAGTACCTTAAACCCACATATTCAGCAAGCATTTGTGAGGAGCTGGAAGATGGGCTGTTTGATG ATTTTCTGGAGTTAGCACTGCAGTTTGGAATGATCATGATGTTTGCCTGTGCGTTTCCCCTTGCATTTGCCTTCTCTGCCTTGGTATATAATGCTTTTAGTG AAATTAGAACAGACGCCCTGAAGCTGCTTGCCATGTTGAAAAGGCCTGGTCCACGGGCTGCTGCTACAATTGGAGCTTGGCTAAACATTTTTCAG TTCCTGATATTGATGTCGATTTGCACCAATTCTGCACTTTTAGTATGGTTATACGATCAGGAAGGGAAATGGAAAATAGAACCTGGCCTTGCAGCAATTCTTGTCATGGAACATGTTCTGCTGTTGATTAAATTTGGGTTCTCCCGCTTTGTTCCTGAG GAACCTGCTTGGGTGAGAGCCAACAGGATGAAGAATGCAACACAAGCACAGGACATGTGCTCTAAACAGCTTTTGAGGAGCATTTCTGGGGGAGAAAAGGCATTTAGTGGATCAATTCCAAGAAAGACACCTGATGGATTAAAAAAAACAGTAATGCAGAGAGCTACCGACTGA
- the LOC18596088 gene encoding ESCRT-related protein CHMP1B encodes MGNTEKLLNQIMDLKFTSKSLQRQARKCEKEEKSEKLKVKKAIEKGNMDGARIYAENAIRKRTEQMNYLRLASRLDAVVARLDTQAKMTTINKSMANIVKSLESSLATGNLQKMSETMDQFEKQFVNMEVQAEFMESAMAGSTSLSTPEGEVNSLMQQVADDYGLEVSVGLPQPAAHAVSTKTQEKVDEDDLSRRLAELKARG; translated from the exons ATGGGAAACACCGAGAAGCTCTTGAACCAGATCATGGACCTGAAATTCACGTCCAAATCGCTGCAACGCCAGGCGAGGAAGTGCGAGAAGGAAGAGAAATCTGAGAAACTGAAGGTGAAGAAGGCGATCGAGAAAGGGAATATGGACGGAGCTCGGATCTACGCCGAGAACGCTATTCGCAAGCGCACGGAGCAGATGAACTACCTCCGGCTTGCGTCGCGACTCGATGCTGTCGTTGCTAGGCTCGATACCCAGGCGAAGATGACCACCATTAACAAGTCCATGGCTAATATCGTCAAGTCTCTCGAATCTTCCTTGGCCACTG GCAATTTGCAGAAGATGTCAGAGACAATGGATCAATTCGAGAAGCAGTTTGTGAACATGGAGGTCCAGGCAGAGTTTATGGAGAGTGCTATGGCTGGTTCTACTTCATTGTCCACACCAGAAGGTGAAGTCAACAGCTTGATGCAGCAAGTGGCTGATGATTATGGGTTGGAGGTCTCTGTTGGGCTGCCACAGCCAGCTGCTCATGCTGTGTCAACCAAGACACAGGAGAAGGTTGATGAGGATGATTTGTCAAGGCGGCTTGCAGAGCTTAAGGCTAGAGGTTAA